ATCTGTGATTTTCAGGGTAATGGCGTTGAGCTGCTTCGACTAGATGTGTGTCGCTTGACGACCGCGATCTGCAGGCGGTGCGATGAAAGGAGTTCAGATCACTGAAGACTTTTATACTGTGCTAAAAAGCATGGGGCAGTGGAGAACAACACCTTACTCCACCCTTATGTGAAATCAGGTTTTCAAGCAAACAATTAAGTCAGATCGTCCAGGTGTGCTACAACGCTAAGATTAGTACGACTCTTCTTCACCGGGGCAGCTCTCACAGCCGATGCATGTCGGGGCTACATGAGGTTCCCGTGTTGATCCAAGGAGGCTAGCTAGCCGGTTGTGCCACACGCATGCCCAGAAAATGAGGATCTATAGTAGAAGCCGAACATGATGCTCTATGAAACCTCTGCTTTTGAACCCTTTGTAGAATGGGCGGCTCCTGCTATTGAATCTTGTACGACAAAGCAATTCTGGTCAGGGGTTCTCCATGTGACGGACTATTTAACATATGTCATTTTGTCTCGGGTGTAGAAACATGGCCAGATAGTTCATATCTTGCCCATTATAGGATACGAACTGTCTCAGTACGGCATATCAATAAGTGTTCTGGAATATGCTGCCTCAGGAAAGCCATCAAGATTATGTGCTAACCCTAAGGAGGTGCCCTCCACGTGCAGGGAACTTCTACTTACAATCCAGTCAACTTCGTTCAGTTCCCCACATACAACTTACAACcggccatcttcttcgcAGGTGACAGCATACCCAAGCGAATCCACTATGGGCTATGATAATATTCTCCGGTTCAATCTTCCAAGTAAGTGATGGAAGATCGGAACCCCACATAGTCAAGCACGCAATTAATCAAGTCGGCTATCTTAcaggaagcaaaagaaagacggACAATTAGCCCCCTAGCCCTTCAAGTCACATCCAACAAGAAGAGATCTTTGGAATCGCCGGCAAATCTTCGGGACATTCATCAATCAAACTTCAACCGCGTCCACTATGAACAATCCCACCCCGGAAGCCCCACGAGTCATACCTCCACAACCAACTCGGGGGCCGACAATCTTCTCTATAAGGGGAAACTCTCTTTAGCCGGTTGGCCATTCATTGAATGTCAAACTTCACCCCCGCAATTCCATGACCCCGATTACTCCGGATCCCACTGCGTCACAAACTCCACCCCCACAATATGCCATTGTATGATGAATTCGGGCCCCGACTCTATTATCCTTGTTGCTCAAGTCCCGACTTAAGTCCCGAGAGCATAGGGAAAGTTCCATATGGGGCTATGTACCCCGCAACTGATGGCATTTCACATAAAGAGGGCAGGGTGGGTGTTGCAGGATGCGGGAGTTGGTACAGTCGTGTAGGTTCTTTTTCAAAGGGCACGCAAGATGCTCACGACAATTATCTGTCTCTCTGCGCTGTGGGTAGCTGGTAATGCTGCTCCAAGCAGTATACCAGGCCCAACAGCCCAAGTCCGCAATGGGACATATGTCGGGGTAAAGAACGACCACTACCAGCAGGACTTTTTCCTGGGTATGCCATATGCGCAGCAGCCGATCGGTGACCTACGGTTCACGGTACCCCAATCATTGAATGAAAGCTGGGATGGAGTGCACGATGCGAAAGAGTACTCTAACATCTGTGTGGGATATGGTGTAAGTGATGATTTGACTCGATATGTCTGCTTCCGACCTCATGATTGGCAAGCTAACTAGGAATAGACGGATTCAATCTGGTATCCGATGTCCGAAGCTTGTCTTACCTTGAACGTGGTCCGAGGTTCATCCGCGAGTGAGGGCTCCAATCTCCCCGTGGGTGTTTGGATCCACGGTGGTGGATTCTATATGGGCTCAGGGTCAGATGAGCGGTATAACATGTCTGCTATTGTAGCAAACTCGTATAGGATCGGTGAGTTGTTTTCCGCTGAGTCGTCGAGGAGATACTGAACCATGCAGGCAAACCGCTCATTGCCGTGACCTTGAACTATCGCCTCTCCGCGTGGGGCTTCTTGAGCTCCAGTGAGGTCGCCAGTAGCGGAAACACCAACCTCGGTCTCCGGGACCAGAGACTGGCGTTACAGTGGATCAAAGAGAATATCCAGGCCTTCGGTGGCGATCCAGAGAAGGTCACAATCTGGGGAGAGTCCGCCGGGGGAATGTCCGTTGGCACTCATCTTATCGCATACGGTGGTAGAGATGACGGTCTCTTCCGCGGAGCGATTATGGAATCTGGCGGATCCATAACAGCCAGTCCAATGAATGACACCGGCTACCAGGCGATGTACGATGAAGTGGTGGCGAAAGTTGGTTGCTCTAATGCCGCCAATACGCTGCAATGTCTGCGCGAGGTTCCATTCGAGGAATTGAATACCGTTTTCAACGGCACTGACGGCAATCCAGCGTACTCCTTCTCTCCCATTGCTGACCAGGATCTCGTGAGGGGCCGGGGAAGCGTCCAGCTGGACCAACATGAATTCGTCAAAGTGCCCATCCTCGCAGGCACCAATACAGACGAAGGAGCTAGTTTCGGTCCCACAGGGATCAATACCACGGAGCAGTTCTACGCATACCTCACCGGTTAGTATTATGAATTACATCTcctctccctttccctcgGTCACATGTGTATGTACTAAACAATGTTCACACCACCAGACGGATCATCTGGCTTCAAACTCCCGTCATCTACAGCAAATGAGATCCTCGATCTCTACCCGGACGACCCATCACAGGGAATCCCGGCGTTCCTTGGCGACCAGCGAGTACCCTCAGAGGGCTACCAGTGGCGCCGCACATCGGCCTACGCAGGGGACTACTCGATGCACGCGAACCGACGACGACAATGCGAAGCCTGGACAGAGACCTCAACCCCGGCTTACTGTTACCGATTCAATATGCGAGGGGCGGACGTTCCGTATCTGTCTGGCGCTGCACACTTTGAGGAAGTCGCTTTTGTGTTCAACAACATTGAGGGGCTTGGGTATCACTACGGGAAGCCGTTCGCAGGGATGCCAGAGTCGTACAGCCAGCTGAGCACGCTGATGGCAAGTATGTGGGCATCGTTTATCCACGACTTGGATCCAAATTCGGGCATCAAGGATGGGGAGGTTCGCTGGCAGGCGTATGGGGCGGACCAGCCGGTCGATCTGGTGTTCGATGCGAATGTCACGAGCTATATGGAGCCGGACACGTGGCGGAAGGAGGGGATCGATTATATCAACTCGATGGCAGAGACATATTGGCGGTAGTATAGCTGAATAGGTAGTCCTGACTTGTTAACTACCAGATCGCACACTCCCCAATCCAAGTGAACATGAAGTCATGACGAGATCTCTAAGTTCCCAGAACAACTCGCCAAATCGGGTAAGGCTAGTCCTCCTAACAGCCACAAACACAATCAGAACTAAACCCCCTACAAACATAACCTTCTTCATGAAATTTCCAGAAATAACCAAGGCAACAAGACTAAAACCAACTCTAAAAATACGAATAAAATTACATTAGTTTATAGCAAAGCAAACTACTTAATCTCCaagaaaagacgaagaagaaaaaaagaaccctAAAAAGAACCAAGCCAAATACCGAACCGCACAATTCCCGAACGCACCCTCCAAAAATAGCACACTTTAAATTAAGCAATTTAAACCAAGTGCGCGTGATTATAAATGCTTACAAGCACACAGCAAGGCAGGCCAACAACCCCATACGGACTACGGGATAACGGACACCCCCCCATTCCTGTCAAAGTACTTCTCCAAAGCCCCAGTCCCCTAATTCAATAGTCTGCAACGCTCAAGTGGGCGACTGGAGTCGCCTGTCATGGCATGTCCCGAGGGCCAGTTGGAGAGCAGGTAATTAGGCAGAATTTCCTCGGTAGCGAATTGGACCTGTGATTGGGGATTGCGGCAGGATCTTCAGTCTACTTCTCTACAGTATTAGGGAGGggatgaagaaaatcaaggaaagagaaaacaaacgtGTGTAATTTTACCTGAAATTTTGCATAAAAAGTAAGCCACCAAATGTATTACAGAGTAGACACAATACAAGCCACGCGTAGCTTCAGACCCAAACCCCCGGTATTCCCAtgcagaagctgaagaagaaaccccaTTATCCAAGAACAACCCCCTCAACCATGGTACGAGCCACAGATAAAGCCTTTCTAGAACGTCACAAAACCCTTTCTCGGAAATGACAAGCGAGTGATCCAATgtcttgatttccttggtTAAAGCAACGAAATTAGCCTGGTTGACATTCAGTAAATCAGAATGCAGTGGCGGTGCACATCTGTGGTTAGTTTGATTATCTGCTGTCGATCGGTGATTGCAGATTGTGCTTATGTGGGCAATCAATTGGCTATCGGGGACCTCGTGAGGGGGCTTTattctcctgcttctttctgtctagttccccttttctttttcttttttttttattattactttttttttttttttttttcatttgtGTCTTGGAGACCATTTTCTTGATTCGATGACAATAGGATTGTTGGGTGCGGATCGTCTATTGTTTCTGGTTCACACGTGTCGTGGGGTTTGGGGATTGCGCATTCTAGAATGTCAGGGTTCCATGGGTCAGGGTTGTGTATTGGGTTTCTTGTATTTATGTTTCTCCTTTTTACCCGGTACTCTCTTTATATGTCTATTGATACGTTTGTTACGTGTAAGTGTGCTTTTGCAGTTTGAAATGGGGTAGATAGTTTACACTTATGTCTGGCTTGGGGTTTCTGGTTATTTGCCTTATGATTCAGGCAATGTAACCCTATATTCGAGACCTTACTCGATATGAAGGGAGCTTGGGAATATTGAGCataaaagaaaagttcaTGATTGAATGAATAGCctgaaaaggaggagaaaagtaTACAACAGTAAAGGGAATCAATATGCCCGGTCATTCTATCAACCGAGGCATATTCAATGCAGCAGAACAATTCCCTGCAACTACTACATACTCCGTCCATAGATATGCCTTCAAGACCTATATCAACAATCACCAAACAGAGTAGATTATTCCACAGATAAAACCATATTCCAAAGAGACATTGCATTCAGCAAAGCCTCAACCAACCATACACCCTCCTACCCCGCgtacaaatatatatacacccCTTCTATGCAAACCAACACCCAAAAACCTGAAATGAAGAATAACTTAATCAACCAAAACTCAAACACAATCACAAATACAACCTGCACCACACCAAATCCAGCCCCCCAACCCAGCCCCTCACCCGAAATTTTTCTCCATCGGgcaagctgcagctgcagaattCCCACCCGGGCGATGCAATCCAGACCAATCGGCCACGGACAACACGGGGAGGAGATTAAACCGACTAATAGTCAGTCAAGAGATCTGTGTCAGCAGTCGCCCAAGAATCTGGGAAAGTCCCCTGCATAGTCACTGCATGAGCTTTGTGCTTATTGCAGCTGGACTATAGTACTGGGAGGTGTGGTTATAGGTATGGGTGTTATAGGTGTGCAATGTGGTTTACGGTGATAACTCGGGGATTCGatagaatagattaatatGTATTTGTAGGGTTtgtttggattggattgTGGATTGTACTTGTTTGTGTATGTATCTATTTACATtcactatgtatgtacatcgtATGGTTCTGGTACATGTATGTGTAGGTGTACGCACATAGTCATACAATAAACAACCTCAGCTAATACCTACGTATATCCCATATCAATCAAACAATAAACCGACACATTCCCCGAGATATACGAGGCCCCCCGTAACCAGAAACAATAGAACCAAACCCCATATAAGAATAGAACAAAACCGAAAAATCAATAGACAATCACGGGTGAGGCAAAAAGAGTGGACCATGAAAATCAACCCCAACAACTAAGACACTTCCAGTTATCATCTCCGGAGCCTTCTATGGTTTTTGTCTCCGACTGGACATTCTACCGCA
The sequence above is a segment of the Aspergillus flavus chromosome 4, complete sequence genome. Coding sequences within it:
- a CDS encoding cholinesterase — protein: MLTTIICLSALWVAGNAAPSSIPGPTAQVRNGTYVGVKNDHYQQDFFLGMPYAQQPIGDLRFTVPQSLNESWDGVHDAKEYSNICVGYGTDSIWYPMSEACLTLNVVRGSSASEGSNLPVGVWIHGGGFYMGSGSDERYNMSAIVANSYRIGKPLIAVTLNYRLSAWGFLSSSEVASSGNTNLGLRDQRLALQWIKENIQAFGGDPEKVTIWGESAGGMSVGTHLIAYGGRDDGLFRGAIMESGGSITASPMNDTGYQAMYDEVVAKVGCSNAANTLQCLREVPFEELNTVFNGTDGNPAYSFSPIADQDLVRGRGSVQLDQHEFVKVPILAGTNTDEGASFGPTGINTTEQFYAYLTDGSSGFKLPSSTANEILDLYPDDPSQGIPAFLGDQRVPSEGYQWRRTSAYAGDYSMHANRRRQCEAWTETSTPAYCYRFNMRGADVPYLSGAAHFEEVAFVFNNIEGLGYHYGKPFAGMPESYSQLSTLMASMWASFIHDLDPNSGIKDGEVRWQAYGADQPVDLVFDANVTSYMEPDTWRKEGIDYINSMAETYWR